AATGAGTTTATTGGCAGTGACCCTTAGGATATTGAAAAGGAAGAGGAATTTAGAAAAAAGCATAAGGctaaaatatctaaaacttTTGGTCTTTAATTTCTAACTTATTTGTTATAAAACCAACCTCAAAGctttaaaaaaagcaatattAACTCCGAAAGCACCATTttagaaaaaggcaaaaaataatgagatagAATCCATCATGCAAAATCATACGTGAGAATCAATAGATCTTCCTTTTGGGAATAAACCATTAGGATACAAATGGATATTCAAAAGGAAGATGAAGGTTGAtgaatttattgataaattaaaaccAGACTCATAGTAAAAAGTATATGCAAAAGGAAGATTTTGAATACTTTGATACACATTCACCAATTACAAGAATAACatttattcatgttttaattgttatagTTGTCCTTAACAATCTTGAGACACACCAATGGATGTTAAAATTGCTTTTCTAAATGGGTACTTAGATGAATAAATCTATATTAAACAACCTGAAGGATTTGAGGTTTTACGACATGAAAGAAAGGTGTGtagttttttaaatctttatatggtttgaaacaagcacCAAGATTATAACATGAGAAATTTGACAACGTAATGCtgtcaaatgattttaaaatcattgaatgTGATAAATGTGTTTATATGAAAACCACAAATACAACGTGTCATAATTTATCTATATGTAGACGATATGTTGATACATGGCagtaatacaaatatttttaagatcacCAAGAAAATATTGACCaataaatttaacttgaaaGATATGAGTGAAGCGGATGTGATTGTAagaatgaaaatttttaaagcacatgatgacttaatattatttcaatgtcATTACATTGAGAAGATTCTTGATAAATTTGATAAGAATAAGAACAATATAGCCAAGACACTGATTGATGTAAATCTATATCTATCCAAAAATATTAGTGATGTAATATCTTAAATAGAACTTTCACGAATCATtgaaagttttatattttttttatgaactgcCCTAAACCAGACATAACATATGCAGTTAACAAAATGAGTATTTAAACAAGTAATCCTAGTAAGGATCATTGTAAGACCATTATAAGGGTTCTCAAATATTTGAGATACACCTTAACATATGGACTACACTACACAATGTATTCAGTTATACTTGAAAGGTATAGCGATGGTAACTGGATATTTGATACAAAAGACTCAAAACCAACAAGTATGTTTATCTATACTATTAAAGAAGCTACAGTCTcttgtaaatcttttaaacAAACTTATATAGCGAGATCTGCTATAAAGTATGAGTTTATAGCTTTAGACAAAGCTAATGAAGAGGCAGGGTGGCTTCAGAACTTTTTAGAGGATGTTCCAAGCTGGCCAGAACTTGTGCTAGTTATATGCAATGTGATAGCTGACCTGCAATTGGTAAGAcaaaaaatagtatatataaTAGCAAGTCTCGACATATACATTGAAGACACAACATTGTAAGACAATTCCTTTTAAATTAGATTATCTTTATTGAATATGTAAAGTTAAATGATAACATTGCAAATTCGTTTACAAAAGACTTAACAAGATAACAAGTCGATAAATCATCAAGAAGAATAGGGTTAAAGCATATATTCAAAGAATTGCAATGATGAAAACCTAACCTAGTTGACTAGAGATCTCAAGATCTGGGTTTAAAGGGacaactaaatcatgttttagtCTAGTAGTTTCAATTTTACTTATTCCTATGAAGAAAAGTGTTATCTATAGCAAAAACTAAGATAAACTAAGCTTTTAATGATTCTTATAGCCTCAGAAATTCAAGTAGGAGTATTGCAGAATACTTTTAATAAGAGTTATCTATGTGAGTGTAAAACGCCACTTctataagaattaaaaaaaggttaaatttttcaaaatactctCTAAAACCATTATGTGTTTGGGGCTAAAATAAACACAACTGTGGGAAttaaaattgtaagaaaatgaaTTGTGTGATTTCTATTATTTGGGTTTGCATAAAAGATTGAATAGTTCAAAACTTCATATTCATTGGTTAGCCAAGTGAATCCAATAGTTTTTCACTAGGGAAGATTTAAGGATAAAAGCTACcttgtttgatatatatatttttttgtttttactctcAAATTCATGTGTtaactttgtattttattttaatcaaacaattttCATTCATATGGAGGattttcattcatttgtgtTCTTCTAAAACAGAGTAATGTCAATTTAACTATACCATTGTAAAGATATGTAGgtttattttaagtaaaagtAACGTTAATTTAACTATCAGAAATCGTCCATATAAAATCCCTCTACTTcttttttacaaagagtaacGTATAAATCTTGGGTTCGCTGTTAATTCTCGGTTGTGctgacaagaataaaaaattgagtaaTTATAAGAAACAGTATTGCAAGCACACTACTATCAATAAAGAGcaattaataaattgttttaagtACAGATAATTGATCTTTGCCTCACTCTACttccttaaatttattttatttcaacaaatactgaaaattatttttttttaatttaagttaatatgcattttttatattttgcagAAACTAGATCATGGTAACTACAAAAATTTGGTTCCAACATTGCTTGGCTACAACAAAATCAAACCGCTTTATACAAGTACAATTATATTAGCCACGGAAACATTTTTCCAAGAATCTCTCAGGTTTCTTCACATAGCCCAAAATATGTTCGAGCTTTCAAGAAACACATGTAGTCTGATCATTCTATGGTCCCAGAAGGGGTGAGTATCTTAAACAATATTTACACACAGGAGGTTTTTAAAGTGAACCTGTCAATACAATAAAGCTAGCGTTTCCTCTGTGCACCAGCTCTTTCCAATACAGGGTTTGCTGACTGAACAAATTAGGGCAAACTATCTGAATATTGACGCTAATTATTAAGCCAGGAGACGCTTCTGTGGATCAAACTCACTTTCCAGGTGATCACCATCACGGAAACCTTCTTTGCCTTTAGCCCATAGCACCAAGTATAGACCGATGAACATGAGGAACATACCAGCAAGGCtgcaaatgagaaaaataaaaatcaggatACTGAAAGGTGACGAAGTTATGTGTGCTCTTGTCAGATATAATTACTTTGTGATTCTCGCTAGCTTACCTTGCAAGGTTAAATCTGTCGCCTAAGGtaataacagaaaaaacaacTGAGATAACTGTTCCAATGGGGTTAAACACGGCCACATGAACTGGACCCCTCTTCTTCATTGCCCATCCATTGAAGCTCACACATGCTCCACCAACAGCACCTCCCTGTGCATCCAAATGATTAGAAGCTTGTAAAAAAGATTGATAGACTGCAGAAAGTGTTGAAGAgacaacataaaattaaagggaaTTATTGAAATGATTTAACTCCTCCATTACTCATTAATGGTTTCAAGAAGCACAAGCAAATTAAAGTAGAAGAAAGTGGCTCTAATTAATGAAACGGAAATTTCCATTCTTGTgagaaaatttaacaaataatctTGACATGTTAGAAGAGGGAAAATGATGTGAGATTACCAGTATAGAATAGCAAATGAGGGTCCCGAGTCTCATCAGGGGCCAGCCAACGTCCACTCTGTGGTTTAGAACCAATTCTACAATCGCAGTTATAATTACTCCAATCAATGATGTTATGGCGCACAGGGATATAGGAGCAGGAAAATCACCCAAAGTTGTAGCCTGTACGGAACACATTGCAAACTCAATTGGGAGATTAAAATAATGCAGAGAAATACTTTGTGCATAATTAATTCCTTCACTGTTGATCTAAAACATTACCTGCAATACAACATTGCTTGATAGAACAAAAACCGCCGCTATGAGGTATAAGCAACCGTTAATCTTTTGTTTGTCGAAGCTCATATCTCCCGGGGGAGTACTTTCCGAGGACTTCGACCCTCTTGCTGATTCAGTGCTGCTCATTAGACTCATCATGAGGGCACCTACAACACACAAAATGGTGCCTACGATCTTGACTTTGCTGTATACGCAACATAGCTTAACTTTCTCTAACCTGCACGTAGCTAGTGATCAGATAAACAATCACTAGAGAATAGCAGAAACGAATTGAGAGGAAGGGGCACCAGatgcttaatatatatatttgttattttctctatttgttttaGCTAGTAATCAGATAAACAATCACTAGACAAAGTAACTGTCATTACTCAACTAGATTGGAGTGAAACTAAATTTCTGCGGGCTATTATGTTTTGTTGAAAGGAAATTTACATTTTGAAATGCTACAAAAGAAATTTGGAAATGATACCTTAATGTCCAAGCAATAATGAAAATAAGCCCTGGAGCAAGGTTCGGCATGGCTGTTGCCATTGCTGGTGAAGTCAACTTAATCCCCTTAAGGAATAAGGACTGAAACAGAGTAACCCTGAAAATGAaataggaaagaaagaaaaccattTGAGTGCCATGCTCAATGAATCAGTGTCCAGGCTTTTCTCCTTAGTTTGTTTCTCGGTCTGCTCTCTCCTCGctcaaaaaaagtaaaaacctCTACAAACATTAATAGATACATCCATGGACAAAATGACAATAGAATGTCCAACATGAAACTTAcagaaactaaaaagaaaaaacatgctaGGATTCAGGCACCCATAGCTCTCGAAAGATCAATATCTCTAACATCATCCGAAGTGGTAGACCCCAAAATGATGTTTAATGTACTAGTTGGTAATGAGTGACGCATGAGTGGATATGTTGATCTTCATGCATGTCAACAAATCTGCTGGTGACAGGGGCATCCAACATGTCCTGTGCAGATGCTGTAGCACCACAGGCTTGCAGCGTGTAGACGTGCCTATCGACTATATGTCgattaaaatagaaataaggACTTGCTTATGCCACACATAATAATGAATCACTATATGACTTGCTTTACAAATGGACACATTTCTCCTCAATTGATATTGGAGAGCCATCAGAGAGCCCTTCGAGAAAATTACACCCCAAACAGAACCTAAACTGGTGCTGCTGTATTGTGATTTTCCTGTACAAGAGAACAATAACTAATGGTAACTTTGGAGTTCTCTTGAGGATTTATTTGCACCTTCATCATCTTAGAGCTTGGTTTTGTTCAAAGAAAACAACAGTTTGCTAATTATTGATTACAAGACCTACCAGCTTTGATTTCCTTGAAGAGAGCATTACTGACAAAATAAAGTACTAATTACAAAACTGGATTTTGcaggcaatatatatatatatatatatatatatatatatatatatatatatatatatatatatatatatgcatatagCTAGCTCTCTAACTTTGACATTCATTGCTCGTAAGTATTGCAGTTATTGACATTGAAATATCAAAAATCATCttaaagatttttaatttttgcctTACCCtccaaaagaaattaaaaccagCTGAATCATCAACTTCAATCTGAATTCCTTTGGCCATTTGCTCCTGCAACATGAACATAATTTACTtcccataaatatatatatatagagagagagatgagacTTAattagagagggagagagaccTTTCAAAATGAACAGCAATGGGAGAGAGTATAAGGAAGGTAGCAAAAGTTGAGAAGATAACAATGGTTAGAGGGTTAATGCCAAGAGACATGAGATAGCTCAACAAAACCGAGTTCCCTGCGTAGACAAATTGCACCGTTATCAGCCCTACTATAATCACCAAATCCTCGAGAGTCTGTTTCTTCTTGTTCCAAACCATTTTGAAATATCTATCTATCCTCCCAGCAAAACGAATGTCCCCTCCAAGCAGAGAAAAGCACCCAAATGGAACGACGTTCTTTAATTATTCTCCCTTTATTGGTTCTTCACCGATGATctccaaacaaattaaaaaactcaagtgGCCACCGTATATATATGGTGGAGGAtgccaacaaattttttttgtctctccGGCCCTTTATAATTTGCACTAATTTCTCTAACATGATTAGTTACAATTAAcattgaaagagaaagagaaagggcATCTCGCCTTCTTCCTTCTAAACCTTTGGCAATGCGACAAAACTAGTTTGGAATTAGCTCTCTTTCATGGGCTATTGTTGTTTGGGAGTTTTCGTGGTTTTGTAGTTCCAAATGGATTTCTGTTGTTTGTGTTTATCTTGTTTTTGTGTCTAGCCAACCTTCATGAATGCTTCTCTACCGGTCTTCTTTCCCTGTCCTTCGCGCATCATAGAGTGAGCGTCTATTGTCCTTTCCTAGCCATTCTTACCTCCCTTATCTCCAACGgttctcttttttcctttttctaaattttccCAACAAAATATATCTCCCTATTTTTGGAGTTTTATTGTTAAGCATAGGGTCTCAACAGCCAAATCTCCTTATAATTTGGCCAGGCATGGTATAAACGGCTAGGCAACCaacctctctccttttcttctctctttctccctaCACGTTCTCTCTCAAGCATGCCTTCTCTCTCACGCactctctttccctctctctcatGCAGTATATAAGGCACGCACCTTAATATATTATTCCTCATAATTATCCATTAGTGACACAACAAGCACCACACAACTAATGGAAGCACTAACCTCTCCCCACATCTAGATATATACTGCAACACCACTTTCCGGTAATATGATCAACGTCTATAAATACTTTAATTGTGGGTAAAATGAGGAAGTCAAGCTAGGAACGCAAAAGCCATTAACACTCCTGCTcttctttacatgttttttttttttttccatattttatattattttttccttttaaattgtCGACAAACTTAAGTGTTAGAAATTCCATGTTTTGACGAAGAACTTGGGTTATGAAAAACACCAaacctagagaaaaaaaatctcacattCAAACTCAATCGCCACAGCTAAAGACGTAGCTCGTGGAATGCTCGCTCTAATCTGAAGTTTTCACAGCTTCATCCATCATTATAAACATTATGTGCTTTACACCAAGCCGAGAGAGAAGATTTATATGGAATATCTGCAAAAGGAACTGCCAAGGCTGAAAAAGTGGATGATAGCAAAAtctctaccttttcttttttcgctTCTccagttcaaaaaaattaaagggacaaGTCTCTTCTATGAGTTACATGTTAATCTTTTCAAATGTTTTATTTGTGGTCTGAgatacaatttctttttttatataattccaTGTGTGCTAGATTTTGTACGTCATTCCTTCTGGTACAGAGACAGGACTAATCGACTGGAAATTCAAGTCCTAATAATACTGTGCGGATATTAGAGCTTATCCGAAAACAATTAATGACCCCCACAATTTATTGTGCTCTAGGCAaactttaataatatataaaatctattattatttatatgtggTTATCTGAAATAATTTGAAGCTAATTAagtttaagtaaaaatataattttaacatgaGATTGTGCCATCATTACCGGCACGCTTTCCATGGATACACTTCTTCGGCTTCgtttgtttaattgattttgtgtttgaatatgcattttgatataattttaaaatgtatttaatttgaaaaacattaaaaatatatttttttatggttaatgttgtgatattaaaaattaaaaaatattttacatcatAATATTGCACagataaaaaaaggtaaaattttGGTTCCTTCACAaaccttttaaatttatgatttgaacttatttatttctgcgtttcaaaaaacatttttaaaaaaatttaatttttttttatttttttattcacttcaaattaatatattttttatattttcaaatcattttgatatcctgatgttaaaaataatttttaaaaaataaaaaaaatcattaacatatattttaacacgaaaagttatttaaaaaacaatcttaaccacactaccaaacaacaTCAAAGAAGCTTTCGCAAGTTTCTTTCCCCGGTCTGGAAGCCTTCATTCGTGAAgattggattggatgcaaagtaaTGCCTTGGATAGTTACCTGTTTTGAGTTGAGGTATATTCTTTGGAAGGGAATTGGACAGTAAGCGCGTGTCTTACATGAACTGGATTTCTGGCTTGCCGTTTCCTTTTGAAGGTTGTCTTCCTTCCCTGTCTTCACACTTAAAGCCCCGTACAAAGTTACCCATAGCTGGACCGGAACAAGCTTCTCTACACAGGAAGAAAAGTATTTTGCTCCTCACTGGACACTTTCATTTTCTTGGGCGAACATGTATCATCTTTAGCCGTAAGACTcgtcaaaaaataaattgtaacaagagaggagatagAATCGGTTTCACACGAATATTTATCTCGTAAAAAAATCTGTAAgaggtacaaaaaaaaaaaaaaaaaaaaaacaggaatttatttttcttcatttgaataATACATGTGTGATTTTGCTGCACctgaaactgaaaataaaaataaaaataaaattcctgaaaatgacactaaaaaaaaagaggtgtcattaaaaattgtcaaaaatatttttttgacatgacatagaatatataatataaactcgaaTTGTAAAATTGTTagtaaaatcatcagtaaaa
This region of Populus alba chromosome 3, ASM523922v2, whole genome shotgun sequence genomic DNA includes:
- the LOC118062962 gene encoding WAT1-related protein At5g47470, with amino-acid sequence MVWNKKKQTLEDLVIIVGLITVQFVYAGNSVLLSYLMSLGINPLTIVIFSTFATFLILSPIAVHFERSKWPKEFRLKLMIQLVLISFGGVTLFQSLFLKGIKLTSPAMATAMPNLAPGLIFIIAWTLRLEKVKLCCVYSKVKIVGTILCVVGALMMSLMSSTESARGSKSSESTPPGDMSFDKQKINGCLYLIAAVFVLSSNVVLQATTLGDFPAPISLCAITSLIGVIITAIVELVLNHRVDVGWPLMRLGTLICYSILGGAVGGACVSFNGWAMKKRGPVHVAVFNPIGTVISVVFSVITLGDRFNLASLAGMFLMFIGLYLVLWAKGKEGFRDGDHLESEFDPQKRLLA